In Sphaerisporangium krabiense, the DNA window CGGTGGCCGATGCCGCGGACCGTCGCGGGCGTCGCCCTGGCCCCGGGCGCCCAGGCCGCCGCGCGGCCCGCGCTTCCGCCGGACGTGCTGGCCGATCTGGACCGCGCCGCCCCCTGCCTGATCCTGCCCGACCCGGACGGGCCCGGCCGGGCGGGCGTCCTGGACGCCGCGCTGCGGGACTGGATCGTCGCCGTCGGCCCCGCGGCACCGCCGCACGAGGCCGCGCAGTCGCTGCGGCTGGCCCGCGACGCGCTGGCGCTGGCCCGGCGCGGGCTGCTGGACGCGGCGGGGCCGATCCGCTGCGCCGACCACCTCTCCACGATGATGATCTTCAAGGACGAGGCGCTGGTGCGCGTGCTGCGCCGCGTGCGGCTGGCGCCGCTGCGCCGGCTGCGCCCCGCCCAGCGCGACAGGGTCGCCGAGACCCTGCTCGCCTGGCTGCAGTGCGGCCACAACGCCAACGAGGTCGCGGCCCGCCTGCACGTCCACCCGCAGACCGTCCGCTACCGGCTGCGCCAGGCGGCCGAGCTCTTCGGCGACCAATTGAGGACGCCCGACGACCGATTCGAGCTGGAAATAGCGCTGCGCGCCCGCGGTGACACGGCGCGTGCCGAGACCCGCGAAAAGGGGTGAAAACGCGGCCGTCCCGCGGCACCCGCCTTTTGTCATCCGCGCGACATAAGACGCGGCGCGTTACGCCGCCGGTGACAAGCTATTTCCGCTCTTCTCGCTTAACTTCTCTGCCATTCGGCGGACGGCCGCCGTTAACGGAAGGCGGGAAGGCATGCGTATCCGTGTCGTCCTCTCGGCGCTGGTCGCGGCGGCGCTGGTGGGCACGGCGCTCACCGGCCCCGCGCACGCCGGGACCTCTCTCCGGGGGGCGAACGACTGGGCGTGCGTGCCGAAGGCCGCGCACCCGCGCCCGGTGATCCTCGTGCACGGCACCTTCGCCACCATGGCGGTGACCTGGCCGGCCCTGTCCCCGGCGCTCAGGCGCGCCGGGTACTGCGTCTTCGCGCTCGACTACGGCGCCGCCCCGGGCGCCCTCCTTCAGGGCACCGGCGACATCGCGCGCTCGGCCGGGCAGCTCGCGGCGTTCGTGGACCGGGTGCTCACCGCGACCGGCGCCGCCAAGGTGGACATCGTGGGCCACTCCCAGGGCGGGATGATGCCGCGCCACTACCTCAGGTTCCTCGGCGGGGCGGCCAAGGTGCGCAAGCTCGTCGGCCTCGCCCCCTCCAACCACGGCACCACGCTCGGCGGCCTGGTCGCGCTCGGCGACCTGCTCGGCGTCACCGGCCCCGTCAGCGCGGCCTGCCCGGCCTGCGGGCAGCAGCTCGCCGGGTCGAGGTTCCTGGCCGCGCTGAACGCCGGCGGCGAGGATGTCCCCGGCGTGGCGCAGACCGTGATCGCCACCCGCTACGACGAGGTGATCACGCCGTACTCGTCGTCGTTCCTGGCCGGGGCGGGCGTGCGGAACGTGCTGGTGCAGCGCGTGTGCCCGCTGGACTTCAGCGCCCATCTCGGCCTGCTCCTGGACCCGGTGGTGCAGCGGCTGGTGATGGACGAGCTGGACGCGCCGCGCGGCGCGGTGAACTGCCTGAACCCGCTGGGCTGACTCCCGCGGCCGGGCACGGGCCGTCAGAGGTACAGGCCGGTGCCCTGCTCCGACTGCGGGGTGGCGACGGCGTGCAGGTCACGCTCGCGCATGACCAGGTAGACCTGGCCGTGCACCTCGACCTCGTACTGGTCCTCGGCGTTGAACAGCACCTTGTCGCCCACCTTGACCAGGCGGGCGTTGGCTCCCACCCCGCACACCTCGCCCCAGATGAGGCGGTTGGCCATCGTGACGGTCGCGGGGATGACGATGCCCGCCGAACTGCGCCGCTCCTCGCGCTCCTGCTCGACCTTCACCATGACGCGATCGTGGAGCATCTGAATCTCGAACTTCGGGTCAGCCACGCCTGAAGCTTATTCGGCCGGAGGGTGAACAGTGACCCCCAAGCTGCCCTTCGCTGCGTGCCCGTCCCGCGTGTCCGGGATCGGGAAAGATCAAACCGAGTCGGGCCTTCGTCGTATTTTGTTGGTTCCTATCCGGTTTAGCGCCCTGCCGTATCACCTTTCGGCGGCGAATCCAACGAGGTTTCGGACCATAGCATCACGGTAGTGGTCAGGCCCGGCGGTTATCGCCGGACCCCGATGGTAAATATCCCTACCGAAGCCGCTACAGTGCCATCGGACTCGTGCGCGGCCGAGGAGACGAAATGACGGAAGAGACCCGACGGGGCTTTGCGGGTCTGGACACCAGCAGGCCCAATTTGGCGCGTATCAATGACTATTTCCTCGGTGGAAAGGACAACTTCGCCGCCGACAGGAAGGCCGCCGAGGAGATCCTGGCCATCGCGCCCGAGGTGCGCGCCATGGCCAGGGAGACCCAGGCCTTCCACGTGCGAGCGCTGCGGTACCTGGTCGGCGAGGGCATCACGCAGTTCGTCAACATCGGCATGGGCCTGCCGAGCAGGTACAACACCCACCAGATCGCCCAGGAACTGGACCCCGGAGCCCGCACGGCGTACGTCTCGCGCGACCCCGTGGTCCTCTCGCACGCCCGGGCCCTGCTGGCCCTCGACGCGCGCACGACGGTCGTCGAGGGCGACGTCCTGCACCCGGCCGAACTGCTCGCCGACGCCCGGCTGCGCCGCGTGATCGACCTGGACCGGCCGCTGGCCGTGGTCATGCTCGGGGTGCTGCAGTTCACGCCGGACGCCGACGACCCGTTCAAGCGCGTCGCCGAACTCCGCGACCGGTTGCCCGCGGGCGGTCATATGGTCATCGCGCACGCCGTGCTCGACTCACGTCCGGAGGCCGCCCAGCCGATCGTGGACGTCTACAAACGGGTCCTCGGCCGCGAGGAGGATCCCTCGCGCACCCGCGAGCAGGTGCTCGGCTTCTTCGAGGGCCTGCGGCTGATCGAGCCGGGGCTCGTGTACCTGCGGCAGTGGCGTCCGGACAACCCTCTGGCCGCGCACAGGCCCGAGTCGGTGTGGATGGTCGGCGGCGTGGGGCGCAAGGAGGACGGCTGACGGCGCCCGCCCGGCCGCGCTCCGGCGGCCCCGGCGGCTATATGCCCTGCTGGTTATGATTGGGGCATGGCCACCGCCTTCGCCGTGCTGGCGGAACCGCACCGCCGCCGCATCCTGGACCTGCTGCTGGAGCGGCCCCGCGCCGTGGGGGAGCTGGTGGAGGAGCTCGGCCTCACCCAGCCGGGCACGTCCAAGCATCTGAAGGTGCTGCGCGAGGCCGGCCTCGTCCGCATGCGCCCGGACGCCCAGCGGCGGGTCTACGAGCTGCGGCCCGAGCCGCTCACCGAGGTCCTGGAGTGGCTGGAGCCCTACCGCCGCATGTGGGCCGGCCGCCTCGACGCCCTGGAGCGCCACCTCGGCGCGCTGCCCGACGACGCCGGTCTTCATGGGTGACGCGCCGGGGGAGGAGCTGGTGGAGCTGCTGCGCGAGGGCCGGCCGCGCGAGCGCGCCGACGCCGCGCGCAACCGCGAGCGGGTGCTGGCCGCGGCGGCGCGGCTGTTCCGCGAGCACGGGGTCGCCGCGGTGTCCATGGACGCCATCGCCGCCGAGGCCGGCGTGGGCAAGGGCACGTTGTTCCGCCGGTTCGGCGACAGGTCGGGCCTCGCCGCCGCGCTCCTCGACGCGCGGGAACGCGAGCTGCAGGAACGCGTCATCTTCGGCCCGCCGCCGCTCGGGCCCGGCGCGCCGCCCGCCGCGCGGCTGCTGGCCTTCGCCGAGGCATACGCCGCCTACCTGTACGGCCACCTCGACCTGCTCCGGGTCTCCGAGACCGCGTCCCCCGGCGCCCGCTACCGCCTCGGCGCGTACCGCTTCTGGCACCGCCACCTCGCCCTCCTGCTCACCGAGGCCGGGCGCGGGCGCGACGCCGACTACCTGGCCCACGCCCTGCTCGCCCCGCTCGGCGCGGAGATGGCCGCCGCGCTGCGGGGCACGTGCGACGCGGCGCGCACGGTGGCGGGCCTGCGCGAGCTGATCACGGGGCTGGTCCCGGGCTGACGGCCGTCGCGGCGTGGCCGGAGGGTGGCCGAAGAGCGATCCCTTGGTAACCGGCGTCCCGGCGGCAGGACCGCATACTGTGATGCGCACATGTGTCAGGAAAGGTCCGTGAGCTCGTGAGGATTGCCCCGTTCGCCAGGCTGCCCCGTCCGCTTCGCTGGGGGGCGCGCGTCCTCACCGGTCTCCTGGCGGTGGCGATCCTCCTCGCCGCCGCGGTGACCTGGACCGTCCGCCGCTCGTTCCCGCAGGCCGACGGGGAGCTGCGGCTGCCCGGGCTGAGCGCCCCCGTGACCGTCGTGCGCGACGGGTACGGCATCCCGCAGATCTACGCCGACGACCCCAAGGACCTGTTCATGGCCCAGGGGTACGTCCACGCCCAGGACCGTTTCTGGGAGATGGACTTCCGCCGCAAGACCACCGCCGGGCGGCTCTCGGAGCTGTTCGGCGCCACCACCCTGGAGGTGGACAAGGTCGTGCGCACGCTCGGCTGGCGGCGCACGGCCGAGCGCGAGGTGGCCCTGCTCGACGCGCCCACGCGCCAGGCGTTCACCGACTACGCGGCGGGCGTCAACGCCTGGATGGCCTCCCACCGGGGCTTCGCCGAGAAGAGCCTCGAATACGCGGTGCTCAAGCTGACCAACGGCGCCTACGAGCCCGAGCCGTGGACGCCCGCCGACTCCCTGGCCTGGCTCAAGGCGATGGCGTGGGACCTGCGCTCCAACCTGGACGCCGAACTGGAGCGGGCGCTCGACTCCTCGGTCCTGCCCGAGGAGCGGGTGCGGCAGCTCTTCCCGGCCTACCCGTTCGACCGGCACCGCCCGATCGTGACGGCAGGCGCCGTGCGCGACGGCGCCTTCGACCCGGCCGCCACCGCCGCGCGGGGGACGGCCGCCCCGGCGGACGCGGGCACCGCACGGGCGCTGGCCGGGGCGGCGCGCACGCTGGCCGCGCTGCCCTCGCCGTTCGGCTCCGGTGGGAGCGACCGGGCCGGGATCGGCTCCAACTCCTGGGTCGTGTCCGGCGCGCACACCGCCACCGGCCGGCCGCTGCTGGCCAACGATCCCCACCTCGGGCCGCGCATCCCGTCCATCTGGTACCAGGCGGGCCTGCACTGCCGGGTCAGGTCGGCCGCCTGCCCCTACGACGTGGTCGGGTACACCTTCTCCGGCATGCCGGGCGTGGTGATCGGCCACAACGCCCGGGTGGCCTGGGGGTTCACCAACCTCGGCCCCGACGTCGCCGACGTGTACGTCGAGCGCACCCGGGGGGACTCCTACGAGTCCAAGGGCCGGTGGGTTCCCATGGAGACCCGGACCGAGCAGATCAAGGTCGCCGGGCGGACCCCGGAGACGCTGACCGTGCGGGCGACCGCGCACGGCCCGATCGTCTCGGGCGTGCTCGGGCAGGCAGGGGAGGCCCTGGCCGGCGCGGCGGCGCGGGCGGGGGAGCGGCCGGGCGCCGTGACCGGGGGGAAGGCGCCGGCGGGCGGGCACGACGTGGAGATCGCGCTGCGGTGGACCGCGCTCGACCCCGGCGGCACCGCCAACGCCCTCCTGAAGCTGGACACGGCGTCGAACTTCGAGGAGTTCAGGAAGGCGGCGTCGGCCTTCGAGGCCCCCGCCCAGAACATGATTTATGCCGACATAGACGGCAACATCGGGTACCAGGCGCCGGGGCGCATCCCCGTGCGCGCCAAGGGCGACGGCATCTGGCCGAGCAAGGGCTGGACCGGCGAGGAGGAATGGACGGGCTTCATCCCCTTCGACGAGCTCCCGAAGTCCTACAACCCGCCCGAGGGCTACATCGCCACGGCCAACAACGCCGCGATCGGCCCCGGCTACGACCGCTTCCTGACCTCCGACTGGGCCTACGGCTACCGCTCCCAGCGCATCGCCGACCGGCTCGCCCGCGCCCTGGCGGGCGGCGGCAAGGTCACCGCCGCCACGATGGCCGACATCCAGATGGACTCCTCCAACACCATGGCGCCCGTCCTGGTGCCGTACCTGCGCAAGGCCGGCGCCCGGGTCCCGGAGGCGCGGCTGCTCGACGGCTGGGACCACACCCAGCGGCGCGACAGCGCCCCCGCCGCGTACTTCAACGCGGTCTGGCGGCAGCTCCTCCAGCGGACCTTCGACGACGAACTGCCCGAGGAAGGGCACGCGGGCGGCGGCGACCGCTGGTACGAAGTGGTGCGCGGCCTGCTCGAACGCCCCGCCGACCCCTGGTGGGACGACGTGCGGACCAAGGACAGGACCGAGGGCAGGGACGAGATCCTCGCCGCCGCGATGACCGGCGCGGCCAAGGAACTGCGCGAGCGGCTCGGCGACACGCCCGAGGACTGGCGCTGGGGCGACCTGCACACCCTGGAGCTGACCCACGAGACCTTCGGCACCTCGGGCATCGGCCCCGTCGAGTGGCTGTTCAACCGGGGGCCGCTGCGGCTCGGCGGCGGCCAGGACGCCGTGGACGCCACCGGCTGGGACGCCGTCGCGGGCTACGAGGTGGACTGGGTGCCGTCCATGCGCATGATCGTGGACCTGGCCGACCTGGACCGGTCGCGCTGGGTCAACCTGACCGGCGCCTCCGGCCACGCCTTCCACCCCAACTACCACGACCAGGCGGAACTGTGGGGGAACGGCGGCACGACGCCCATGCGCCAGACCGAGCGGGCCGTGCGCGCGGACGCGGCCGGCACGCTCACGCTCACTCCGTAGCGCCGCCTCAGCGCACCGGCAGCGGGCCGGATCTCACCCGCACGCGGGTGCGCGCGCACATCTCGCACCGCTGGGTGACCACGTGGCCGATCGCCTCGATCGTCTGCCACCGGTGGCGCAGGTGCAGCGCCGGGGTCCGTGCCTGACGTAAGTTCATGAGTCCGCCCACGACGTAGGACCGGCGGGGACGGCGGAGGTGCCGGCCCCCGCCCTCCCCTTGCCCGGAGTGACGGCCCTCATGCGCACCGCAGGCGACGGCGGCGGTGCTCCGTGCGTTAGCCGCTGGTCACCGAGGCGATCTCGTGCAGCGGGAACTCCAGATAGTCCCCGGCCTCCTCACACCAGGCGTCCAGCACGCCGCGCCGCAGCTCGCCGTGGCTGACCGTCGCGGTGAGCCCGTCGGACAACGTGATCAGCGCGCGCACCCCGCGGTCCACGACGAACCCCAGCAGCGACTGCTGCGCGGTCGGCAGGCGCGTGGCCATCCGGCCGATCACCGCCCAGGTCTGCCCCGCGGGACGCTGCTCGTCGGCCGTGCGCACCAGGCGCCTGGCGTGCTCGCGCGGGTCGGGCGGCGGGTCGGGGATGAACGGCGGCGGCTCCTCCAGCTCGGCCACCCGGCCGCCGGGCAGCAGGATCAGCCGCCCGCCCTGCGGCTCGCGGCGCACGGCGATCGAGCCGGTGTCGTCCACGGGCACCGGCGCGTACCCGGCGTCGCGCAGCGCGGCCAGCGTGCGCTCGGCCGAGGCGGCCCCGGCCAGCACCGTGGGCGCGAGCAGGCGCAGCCCCAGCCGCGACAGGCGGCGGTGCGCGGCGATCTCGGCGAGCAGCGCAGGGTCGGCGCCCTGGATGATGCACCCGACCGTGGTCACCGTGACCTCGCCGTAGCGGCGGGCGACGTCCCTGACCAGGTACGTCAGCGGCTGCGGGATCGTGCCGGCGGCGCCCAGGTCCTCCAGCAGGGAGTCGGCGGTGTACCCCGAGTCCAGGGCGCGCCGCACGCTGGCGGGGGAGAACCGCCACACCGAGGCGGCTCCCTGGGACTCGCGGTCGGCGGCGCGGTCGAGCAGCCCGGCCAGCTCGGCGGCGGGCGGGCCGGTGACCACGGCCGTCAGGTCGGCGCCGAACAGGGCCGTGCGCTGCGCCCCGGCCAGGGCGTGTACGGACGCCTCGACCAGGCCGGGATCGCGCTCGATGTGCGGCACGCTCTCGTCCTGCTCGTCGCCGGGGGCGGCCGAGCCGAGCGCGGCCAGCGCGCGGCCGAGCGCGGTGAGAGCGTCGGAGTCGACCAGGCCGAGCAGCCGGGCCTCGTGCAGGACGGCCGGGCAGCACTCGGCGAGCAGCTCGCGGTCCAGCAGAGGGGCCCGCCAGTGCACGGCCTGCACCAGCTCCGGGACGCTGGCCACCGCGGCGTCCTCGGGAAGCGTGGCCAGCGTGGTCAGCACGGCCCTGCGGATGCGGGCGACGGTCTCGCCGGAGGGGTCGTCGCCGAGCACCGTGGGGTAGCGGCCCGCCGAGCGGCGCAGCGAGGTGCGCTCCATGCGCCACCAGGCGGCCAGCAGCACCCGCAGCCGCGCGGGCGCGTCCTCCAGGCGCCAGGCGTCGAAGCGCTTGGTCGGCACCAGGCCGCCCGCCGCGTCGTCCCAGGCCAGCAGCCGGGCCACCGCGCAGACCTCCAGCAGCAGCCGGGCCTCGTCCTCGGCGCAGCCGCTCTCCTTGACGATCCTGCGGACCTCGCGCACGCCGACGCCGCCCGCCTTGAGCAGGGGCAGCGGCGTCTTGTCGGTGTTCTCCAGCAGGGCGGCGGCGCGGTCGACGGCGTGCGGCGCGGCCAGGCACATCGCGTGGTCCACGGACTCGGCGCTCACGGCCACGGTGCCGAGCTTCGGCGGCTCGGGCGTGAACGGGGCGCGATAGTCGGGGCCGCGCAGGGCCAGGGCGACCTCGCGGGGCATCTCGGCGATGTCCCACTGCGGGCGGAACAGCAGGCCGTGGTCGCCCGCCCATTTCTCCGGGGTGCCGGGAAGGGTGAAGCGGTCGCCGACGACGCCGCGCACCGGGCCGTCCCAGGCGAACTCGTCCAGCAGGCTGACCGTGCCGTCGGGCGCGTCGCGCAGCAGGCCGGTCAGGGCGTCGGCGTTGGACAGCGCGGCGGTGACGCGGCTCATGAGCTGGCGCCTGCCGCCCTGCGCGGGCAGGCCGAGCGCGCGGCTCAGGCGGCGCAGGCCCTCGGTGTCGACGGCCCAGGAGTCCAGGTAGGAGGCGAGGGGCTCGCCGAGGCCGCACGGGGCCGCCCACCAGCGGGAGACGGCCGAGGCGAGGTGGACGCGGCCGTCGCGTCCCGGCCAGGCCAGCGCCCGGTCGTACAGGCCGTCCAGCCAGGGCATGACCTCCGCCGTGCTGACGCCGAGGAAGCGCGCCAGCTCGTCGGCGGTGGCGCGCTCGCCGACGACGAGGCACGCCTGAAGGATCTCGAGGGGAGGCAGCGGCAGGCCGCGCATCACCTCCATGACGGCGAAGGTGTCGCCCAGGCGGCGGGCGAGCGTGTCGAGGCGGCGCGGCCACGGCGCGGCGATGGCGTCGGGCCGGCCCGCCAGGACGCGCCCGAGCCGGTCTTCGTCGAGCGTGGTCAGCCAGTCGAGCAGGTGATCATCCATCACAGCTCTTTCAAGGTCTCGCGGGAGTCACCAGGAGGCCACCGTAATGCAACGCACCGGTCCCACGGGATCGACGTAGCAGAATAGAACCGGAACCTGTGAGTTCCGTAACCACCGCCGGGCGGGCGCGGCGCCGTGCGGTGCGGGTGGGGTCCTTGGGGTCAGCTCTTGAGCACGGCCCAGACGACCTTGCCCGAAGGGGGTAAGGGGTTCCAGCCCCAGCGCAGGCTCATCGACT includes these proteins:
- a CDS encoding PucR family transcriptional regulator produces the protein MSVAVPALSQVPREFADVVRDHLDELADEMMGEIQASVPEYSRPGDARYVGAVRRAVEEALRQFLVRVADDGAGRGRLLEVYRAIGKGEAAEGRPLDSLQAALRICARVAWRRLALESERLDLSRRRVCEVGEAILVYLDEIAAAAAEGYAEAQVKVAGEVELRRRRLLDLLVSDPPADPRAVRDLADAVRWPMPRTVAGVALAPGAQAAARPALPPDVLADLDRAAPCLILPDPDGPGRAGVLDAALRDWIVAVGPAAPPHEAAQSLRLARDALALARRGLLDAAGPIRCADHLSTMMIFKDEALVRVLRRVRLAPLRRLRPAQRDRVAETLLAWLQCGHNANEVAARLHVHPQTVRYRLRQAAELFGDQLRTPDDRFELEIALRARGDTARAETREKG
- a CDS encoding esterase/lipase family protein — protein: MRIRVVLSALVAAALVGTALTGPAHAGTSLRGANDWACVPKAAHPRPVILVHGTFATMAVTWPALSPALRRAGYCVFALDYGAAPGALLQGTGDIARSAGQLAAFVDRVLTATGAAKVDIVGHSQGGMMPRHYLRFLGGAAKVRKLVGLAPSNHGTTLGGLVALGDLLGVTGPVSAACPACGQQLAGSRFLAALNAGGEDVPGVAQTVIATRYDEVITPYSSSFLAGAGVRNVLVQRVCPLDFSAHLGLLLDPVVQRLVMDELDAPRGAVNCLNPLG
- a CDS encoding GroES family chaperonin; translation: MADPKFEIQMLHDRVMVKVEQEREERRSSAGIVIPATVTMANRLIWGEVCGVGANARLVKVGDKVLFNAEDQYEVEVHGQVYLVMRERDLHAVATPQSEQGTGLYL
- a CDS encoding SAM-dependent methyltransferase; this encodes MTEETRRGFAGLDTSRPNLARINDYFLGGKDNFAADRKAAEEILAIAPEVRAMARETQAFHVRALRYLVGEGITQFVNIGMGLPSRYNTHQIAQELDPGARTAYVSRDPVVLSHARALLALDARTTVVEGDVLHPAELLADARLRRVIDLDRPLAVVMLGVLQFTPDADDPFKRVAELRDRLPAGGHMVIAHAVLDSRPEAAQPIVDVYKRVLGREEDPSRTREQVLGFFEGLRLIEPGLVYLRQWRPDNPLAAHRPESVWMVGGVGRKEDG
- a CDS encoding ArsR/SmtB family transcription factor, which produces MATAFAVLAEPHRRRILDLLLERPRAVGELVEELGLTQPGTSKHLKVLREAGLVRMRPDAQRRVYELRPEPLTEVLEWLEPYRRMWAGRLDALERHLGALPDDAGLHG
- a CDS encoding TetR/AcrR family transcriptional regulator is translated as MGDAPGEELVELLREGRPRERADAARNRERVLAAAARLFREHGVAAVSMDAIAAEAGVGKGTLFRRFGDRSGLAAALLDARERELQERVIFGPPPLGPGAPPAARLLAFAEAYAAYLYGHLDLLRVSETASPGARYRLGAYRFWHRHLALLLTEAGRGRDADYLAHALLAPLGAEMAAALRGTCDAARTVAGLRELITGLVPG
- a CDS encoding penicillin acylase family protein; translated protein: MRIAPFARLPRPLRWGARVLTGLLAVAILLAAAVTWTVRRSFPQADGELRLPGLSAPVTVVRDGYGIPQIYADDPKDLFMAQGYVHAQDRFWEMDFRRKTTAGRLSELFGATTLEVDKVVRTLGWRRTAEREVALLDAPTRQAFTDYAAGVNAWMASHRGFAEKSLEYAVLKLTNGAYEPEPWTPADSLAWLKAMAWDLRSNLDAELERALDSSVLPEERVRQLFPAYPFDRHRPIVTAGAVRDGAFDPAATAARGTAAPADAGTARALAGAARTLAALPSPFGSGGSDRAGIGSNSWVVSGAHTATGRPLLANDPHLGPRIPSIWYQAGLHCRVRSAACPYDVVGYTFSGMPGVVIGHNARVAWGFTNLGPDVADVYVERTRGDSYESKGRWVPMETRTEQIKVAGRTPETLTVRATAHGPIVSGVLGQAGEALAGAAARAGERPGAVTGGKAPAGGHDVEIALRWTALDPGGTANALLKLDTASNFEEFRKAASAFEAPAQNMIYADIDGNIGYQAPGRIPVRAKGDGIWPSKGWTGEEEWTGFIPFDELPKSYNPPEGYIATANNAAIGPGYDRFLTSDWAYGYRSQRIADRLARALAGGGKVTAATMADIQMDSSNTMAPVLVPYLRKAGARVPEARLLDGWDHTQRRDSAPAAYFNAVWRQLLQRTFDDELPEEGHAGGGDRWYEVVRGLLERPADPWWDDVRTKDRTEGRDEILAAAMTGAAKELRERLGDTPEDWRWGDLHTLELTHETFGTSGIGPVEWLFNRGPLRLGGGQDAVDATGWDAVAGYEVDWVPSMRMIVDLADLDRSRWVNLTGASGHAFHPNYHDQAELWGNGGTTPMRQTERAVRADAAGTLTLTP
- a CDS encoding helicase-associated domain-containing protein — encoded protein: MDDHLLDWLTTLDEDRLGRVLAGRPDAIAAPWPRRLDTLARRLGDTFAVMEVMRGLPLPPLEILQACLVVGERATADELARFLGVSTAEVMPWLDGLYDRALAWPGRDGRVHLASAVSRWWAAPCGLGEPLASYLDSWAVDTEGLRRLSRALGLPAQGGRRQLMSRVTAALSNADALTGLLRDAPDGTVSLLDEFAWDGPVRGVVGDRFTLPGTPEKWAGDHGLLFRPQWDIAEMPREVALALRGPDYRAPFTPEPPKLGTVAVSAESVDHAMCLAAPHAVDRAAALLENTDKTPLPLLKAGGVGVREVRRIVKESGCAEDEARLLLEVCAVARLLAWDDAAGGLVPTKRFDAWRLEDAPARLRVLLAAWWRMERTSLRRSAGRYPTVLGDDPSGETVARIRRAVLTTLATLPEDAAVASVPELVQAVHWRAPLLDRELLAECCPAVLHEARLLGLVDSDALTALGRALAALGSAAPGDEQDESVPHIERDPGLVEASVHALAGAQRTALFGADLTAVVTGPPAAELAGLLDRAADRESQGAASVWRFSPASVRRALDSGYTADSLLEDLGAAGTIPQPLTYLVRDVARRYGEVTVTTVGCIIQGADPALLAEIAAHRRLSRLGLRLLAPTVLAGAASAERTLAALRDAGYAPVPVDDTGSIAVRREPQGGRLILLPGGRVAELEEPPPFIPDPPPDPREHARRLVRTADEQRPAGQTWAVIGRMATRLPTAQQSLLGFVVDRGVRALITLSDGLTATVSHGELRRGVLDAWCEEAGDYLEFPLHEIASVTSG